In Pseudomonas hamedanensis, a single window of DNA contains:
- a CDS encoding BatD family protein: MKPVAAFASRLAPTRTPSPPCGSEPAREEARALTTTLGALLLGTLLSFNALAASPQLKVQAHLNPSEGAMVGGLVELQLDVLTDTWFTSAATLPELKLDGALVMPPNGQAEHLNQTIDRQSFTGLRYRYLITPNVARRFDIPALSVRATPGQASGEISAQSQPLSFSATQPPGFNVGETPLVANGLRLSQTVSHSATPLKVGDSITRQLTLQADGALAMALPIPTLSDVAGLSRYTKTPQVTALDDGRGNLLGGQRIDSASYRVEAAGTYSLPAITVKWWDAGASQICTAQVPAVDFEAVANSAYKPVFSITEDLRQLGQDRVYFSSRWLLWLALLAGITVSVYLLRPLAGRARQRWRARQQARQLAWRLSAAFAWQQIDRQLQARPAQLTALYLWLRRSRLGLKLTGAGPRLQGLLRGLYGRQPAADQTLVQLRQSLSTLHSQAVRQQAKPASALRPLNPVHEKDFP, from the coding sequence ATGAAGCCGGTCGCGGCCTTCGCGAGCAGGCTCGCTCCCACAAGGACCCCATCGCCTCCCTGTGGGAGCGAGCCTGCTCGCGAAGAGGCCCGAGCGCTCACCACAACACTTGGCGCTCTGTTGCTGGGCACCCTGTTGTCATTCAATGCCCTCGCCGCCAGCCCGCAGCTCAAGGTCCAGGCGCACCTCAACCCCAGCGAAGGCGCCATGGTTGGCGGCCTCGTCGAGCTGCAACTCGACGTGCTCACCGACACCTGGTTCACCAGCGCCGCCACCCTGCCCGAGCTCAAACTCGATGGCGCATTGGTCATGCCGCCGAACGGACAGGCCGAGCACCTTAATCAAACCATCGATCGCCAGTCGTTCACCGGTTTGCGCTACCGCTACCTGATCACGCCCAACGTCGCGCGCCGCTTCGACATCCCCGCCCTGAGCGTACGCGCGACGCCCGGACAGGCCAGTGGCGAGATCAGCGCGCAAAGCCAGCCGCTGAGTTTCAGCGCCACGCAGCCACCCGGCTTTAACGTCGGGGAAACGCCACTGGTCGCCAACGGTTTGCGCTTGAGCCAAACCGTCAGTCACTCGGCCACGCCATTGAAAGTGGGCGACAGCATCACCCGGCAGCTGACCTTGCAAGCGGATGGCGCTCTGGCCATGGCGCTGCCGATACCAACGCTCAGCGATGTCGCCGGCCTGAGTCGCTACACGAAGACACCACAGGTCACCGCGCTGGACGACGGACGCGGCAATCTGCTCGGCGGCCAGCGCATCGATAGCGCGAGCTATCGCGTCGAGGCTGCCGGCACCTATTCGCTGCCGGCGATTACCGTGAAATGGTGGGACGCCGGTGCGAGCCAGATCTGCACTGCTCAGGTCCCGGCAGTGGATTTCGAGGCGGTCGCCAACAGCGCCTACAAACCGGTGTTTTCGATCACAGAAGACCTCAGGCAACTGGGCCAGGACCGCGTGTATTTTTCCAGCCGCTGGCTGCTGTGGCTCGCGCTGTTGGCTGGCATCACGGTCAGCGTTTACCTGCTGCGTCCCCTCGCCGGTCGCGCCCGGCAGCGCTGGCGGGCACGTCAACAGGCCAGGCAATTGGCCTGGCGACTGTCTGCCGCGTTCGCCTGGCAACAGATCGACCGGCAACTGCAAGCCAGGCCGGCGCAACTGACCGCGTTGTACCTGTGGCTGCGGCGCAGTCGCCTGGGCTTGAAACTGACCGGTGCCGGGCCACGTCTGCAAGGGTTGTTACGGGGGCTTTACGGTCGCCAGCCTGCCGCCGATCAAACACTTGTTCAGTTACGCCAATCGTTGTCTACGCTTCACAGTCAGGCCGTCCGGCAACAGGCAAAACCCGCCTCGGCCCTGCGCCCGCTCAACCCTGTGCACGAGAAGGATTTCCCATGA
- a CDS encoding vWA domain-containing protein, protein MWQLDYPWLLLLLPLPWLTYRFLPAYSEARSAVRVPFFAAMSRAVGEAPGVAGNQRNHWQLLLNVLVWALILLAAARPVYVEKPIERQQPVRDLMLAIDLSQSMETEDFTNAKGEKINRLAAVKEVVQGFIDKRKDDRLGLIVFGSGAYPQAPLTLDHASLSLLLADTGIGMAGPNTAIGDAIGLSLKLLDQAHEQEKVLILLTDGNDTSSAITPDHAAEMAASKGVIIHTIGIGDPDASGEAKVNLQGLEQIASATGGRFFRAEDRTALDQVYRTLDQLTPHQIQTLSHQPQRELFFWPLGAALGLLALYQLAALLRPRLTAAHQQQDA, encoded by the coding sequence ATGTGGCAGCTTGATTACCCGTGGCTGCTGCTTCTGCTGCCGCTGCCCTGGCTGACTTACCGCTTCCTGCCGGCCTACAGCGAGGCGCGCAGCGCTGTGCGTGTGCCGTTTTTTGCGGCGATGAGCCGTGCGGTCGGTGAAGCCCCGGGTGTGGCTGGCAACCAGCGCAACCATTGGCAATTGCTGCTCAATGTACTGGTCTGGGCGCTTATTCTGCTGGCGGCCGCCCGCCCGGTGTACGTCGAAAAACCGATTGAACGCCAGCAACCGGTGCGCGACCTGATGCTCGCCATCGACCTCTCGCAGTCCATGGAAACCGAGGATTTTACCAACGCCAAAGGCGAGAAAATCAATCGCCTTGCCGCCGTAAAAGAAGTGGTGCAAGGCTTCATCGACAAGCGCAAGGACGACCGTCTCGGGCTGATCGTGTTCGGCAGCGGCGCTTACCCGCAGGCGCCGTTGACGCTTGATCACGCCAGCCTGTCGTTGCTGCTGGCCGATACCGGCATCGGCATGGCCGGGCCGAACACCGCCATTGGCGATGCCATCGGCCTGAGCCTGAAGCTGCTGGACCAGGCCCACGAACAGGAGAAAGTGCTGATCCTGCTCACCGACGGCAACGACACCAGCAGCGCGATCACCCCGGATCACGCCGCCGAAATGGCCGCCAGCAAAGGCGTGATCATTCACACCATCGGCATCGGCGATCCCGACGCATCCGGTGAAGCCAAGGTCAATCTGCAGGGCCTCGAACAGATCGCCAGCGCCACCGGCGGCCGCTTCTTCCGGGCCGAAGATCGCACCGCGCTGGATCAGGTCTACCGCACCCTCGATCAACTCACCCCGCATCAGATTCAAACCCTCAGTCACCAGCCGCAGCGCGAGCTGTTCTTCTGGCCACTGGGCGCAGCGCTGGGATTGCTCGCCCTGTACCAACTGGCGGCGCTGTTGCGCCCACGGCTGACGGCCGCGCACCAGCAGCAGGACGCCTGA
- a CDS encoding DUF58 domain-containing protein gives MNGEGLVYVSLAQLMALEFKARDLSFLARQPQGSILAGNHASRLRGRGLNFDELRRYQPGDDLRHLDWRASLRTGKPVVRTFAEERDRPALIVVDQRMAMFFGSQRSFKSAVAAELAALAAWMVFHAGDRVGGLVFNDTRIDSLAPLRSRKRVEALLSRVVQHNRALNAGSPDAEDEEQLDKVLQRCLAVAGHDHLICIVSDFAGAGERTLQLMRQLSAHNDVIALQVYDPLALKLPNNGRLLVTQGELQVELAIDKRTVHQPLGDFLSGRLKDVATLLRRSQVPLMLISTAEEAHAQLRAELGKNSGARR, from the coding sequence ATGAACGGTGAAGGCCTGGTCTACGTCTCTCTCGCGCAATTGATGGCACTGGAGTTCAAGGCCCGCGACCTGAGTTTTCTGGCACGTCAGCCACAGGGCAGCATCCTTGCCGGCAACCATGCTTCACGCCTGCGTGGGCGCGGCTTGAACTTCGACGAATTACGCCGTTACCAGCCCGGCGACGACTTGCGTCATCTCGACTGGCGCGCCTCGCTGCGCACCGGCAAACCGGTGGTCCGCACCTTCGCCGAAGAGCGTGATCGCCCGGCACTGATCGTCGTCGATCAACGCATGGCGATGTTTTTTGGCTCGCAACGCAGCTTCAAATCCGCAGTGGCCGCGGAACTCGCGGCACTGGCGGCCTGGATGGTATTCCACGCCGGGGATCGGGTGGGCGGTCTGGTTTTCAACGACACGCGCATCGACAGCCTCGCCCCGCTGCGCAGCCGCAAACGGGTCGAAGCGCTGCTCAGCCGCGTGGTGCAACACAATCGCGCGCTGAACGCCGGCAGTCCCGACGCCGAAGACGAAGAACAATTGGACAAGGTCTTGCAACGCTGCCTCGCCGTGGCCGGCCACGATCATCTGATCTGCATCGTCAGCGATTTTGCCGGCGCCGGTGAACGCACTCTGCAACTGATGCGCCAGCTCTCGGCGCACAACGATGTCATCGCCCTGCAAGTCTACGACCCGCTGGCGCTGAAACTGCCGAACAACGGCCGTCTGCTGGTCACTCAGGGCGAGTTGCAAGTCGAACTGGCAATCGACAAGCGCACCGTGCATCAGCCGCTCGGGGATTTCCTCAGCGGTCGACTCAAGGACGTCGCCACCCTGCTGCGCCGCAGTCAGGTGCCGCTGATGTTGATCAGCACCGCCGAAGAGGCCCACGCGCAACTGCGCGCCGAACTGGGCAAAAACAGCGGGGCACGGCGGTGA
- a CDS encoding AAA family ATPase, which produces MTALTDLNALQASIAEAVLGQDQVIRQILLGLLANGHLLLESLPGLAKTRTVKALAKHLDAKMSRIQFTPDLLPSDITGAEVLHQVDGKNEIRFQPGPLFGNLILADEINRAPAKVQAALLEAMEERQITVAGNSHALPELFIVVATQNPIEQEGTYPLPEAQMDRFLMKVLLDYPSAENESQVLRLLRNEEFAQGASTTPVNSFTLPQEVIFAARKEVSAVHVSPAIDTYLIDLINATRHPADYDEDLARWIAIGASPRGGIGLDRCARADAWLQGQDFVSPDNVRAVVHPVLRHRLQLSYDAVADGVSADQVLDRILDTVAIPA; this is translated from the coding sequence ATGACTGCGCTTACCGACCTCAACGCCCTGCAAGCCAGCATCGCCGAAGCGGTACTCGGCCAGGATCAAGTGATCCGGCAGATTCTCCTCGGCCTGCTGGCCAACGGGCATTTATTGCTGGAAAGCCTGCCGGGGCTGGCCAAGACCCGTACAGTCAAGGCGCTGGCCAAACATCTGGATGCAAAGATGAGCCGCATCCAGTTCACCCCCGACCTGCTGCCCTCGGACATCACCGGGGCCGAGGTGCTGCATCAGGTCGACGGCAAGAACGAAATCCGCTTCCAGCCCGGGCCGCTGTTCGGCAACCTGATTCTCGCGGACGAGATCAACCGCGCGCCGGCCAAAGTGCAGGCGGCCTTGCTCGAAGCCATGGAAGAACGGCAGATCACCGTGGCCGGCAACAGCCATGCGCTGCCCGAACTGTTTATTGTCGTGGCGACGCAGAATCCGATCGAACAGGAAGGCACCTACCCGCTGCCGGAAGCGCAGATGGACCGGTTCCTGATGAAGGTCCTGCTCGATTACCCCAGTGCGGAAAACGAAAGCCAGGTGCTGCGCCTGCTGCGCAACGAAGAGTTCGCGCAAGGGGCCAGCACCACGCCCGTCAACAGCTTCACCTTGCCCCAAGAGGTGATTTTTGCCGCGCGCAAGGAAGTCAGCGCCGTGCATGTGTCGCCCGCGATCGACACTTACCTGATCGACCTGATCAACGCTACCCGCCACCCCGCCGATTATGACGAGGACCTCGCCCGCTGGATCGCCATTGGCGCCAGTCCCCGCGGCGGCATTGGCCTGGATCGTTGCGCCCGCGCCGACGCGTGGTTGCAGGGACAGGATTTTGTCTCGCCGGACAACGTGCGCGCGGTCGTGCACCCGGTGCTGCGCCATCGTCTGCAGTTGAGTTACGACGCGGTGGCCGACGGCGTCAGCGCCGATCAAGTGCTGGATCGGATACTCGATACAGTGGCAATCCCGGCATGA
- a CDS encoding arylsulfatase: MTRIRKWLPKLALVATSVMALSATATAAEKPNILVIFGDDIGQTNISAYSMGVVGYKTPNIDRIAKEGMIFTDYYAENSCTAGRSSFITGQTPLRTGLSKVGMPGVPVGLQARDVTIAQALKAQGYATGQFGKNHLGDKDEYLPTNHGFDEFFGNLYHLNAEEEPERPYWPKDDAEFVKAASPRGVIHSFADGKIEDTGALTKKRMETIDDETTAAAQAFIEKQAKADKPFFVWMNTTRMHAFTHVRESMQGQSGMIGNEYADGMLEHDGDVGKLLKTLDDLKLTENTIVVYTTDNGPNQWSWPDAATTPFRNEKNSNWEGAYRVPAMIRWPGKVKAGEVSTQMFSGLDWFPTLLAAVGDTDIKDRLLKGADVGGKNFKVHLDGYNQLDYLTGKTDKSARKEFYYFNDDGVLVSMRFNDWKLVFCEQRAPGGLEVWSEPFTCLRVPKMFNLRMDPYERADIVSDQYYDWLTKNDYLIFDGTRRAAKFLQTFVDYPPSQRPASFSIDQIREDVDRRIEEKMKKAQ; the protein is encoded by the coding sequence ATGACTCGCATACGCAAGTGGCTACCGAAACTTGCCTTGGTGGCAACCTCGGTGATGGCGCTGTCGGCAACCGCCACAGCGGCTGAAAAACCCAACATTCTGGTGATCTTCGGCGATGACATCGGCCAGACCAACATCAGTGCCTACTCGATGGGCGTTGTCGGCTACAAGACGCCGAACATCGACCGGATCGCCAAAGAAGGCATGATCTTTACCGACTACTACGCCGAGAACAGCTGCACGGCCGGACGCTCGTCGTTCATCACCGGGCAAACGCCGTTGCGTACCGGCCTGTCTAAAGTCGGCATGCCGGGCGTGCCGGTCGGCTTGCAGGCCCGCGATGTGACCATCGCGCAGGCGCTGAAAGCCCAGGGCTATGCCACCGGCCAGTTTGGCAAGAACCACCTGGGCGACAAAGACGAATACCTGCCGACCAACCACGGCTTCGACGAGTTCTTCGGCAACCTCTATCACCTCAACGCCGAAGAAGAACCGGAGCGGCCCTATTGGCCCAAGGATGACGCCGAGTTCGTCAAGGCCGCCTCGCCACGCGGTGTGATTCACAGCTTTGCCGACGGCAAGATCGAAGACACCGGCGCGCTGACGAAAAAACGCATGGAGACCATCGACGACGAAACCACCGCGGCGGCTCAGGCGTTCATTGAAAAACAAGCCAAGGCTGACAAACCGTTTTTCGTCTGGATGAACACCACGCGCATGCACGCGTTCACTCATGTGCGTGAATCGATGCAAGGCCAGAGCGGCATGATCGGCAACGAGTATGCCGATGGCATGCTCGAGCATGACGGCGACGTCGGCAAACTGCTCAAGACGCTGGATGACTTGAAGCTGACCGAGAACACCATCGTCGTCTACACCACCGACAACGGCCCGAACCAATGGTCCTGGCCGGACGCCGCGACGACGCCGTTTCGCAACGAGAAAAACTCCAACTGGGAAGGCGCCTACCGCGTGCCGGCAATGATTCGCTGGCCGGGCAAGGTCAAGGCCGGCGAAGTGTCGACGCAAATGTTCTCCGGACTCGACTGGTTCCCGACGCTGCTGGCCGCGGTCGGCGATACCGACATCAAGGACCGCCTGCTCAAGGGCGCCGACGTCGGCGGCAAGAACTTCAAAGTGCACCTGGACGGTTACAACCAGCTGGATTACCTGACCGGCAAAACCGACAAGAGCGCGCGCAAGGAGTTCTACTACTTCAACGATGACGGTGTGTTGGTCAGCATGCGTTTCAACGACTGGAAACTGGTGTTCTGCGAACAGCGCGCACCGGGTGGTCTTGAGGTGTGGAGCGAACCGTTCACCTGCCTGCGCGTACCGAAAATGTTCAACCTGCGCATGGACCCGTACGAGCGGGCCGACATCGTGTCGGACCAATACTATGACTGGCTGACCAAGAACGATTACCTGATTTTCGACGGCACCCGTCGGGCCGCGAAGTTCTTGCAGACGTTCGTCGACTACCCGCCTAGCCAGCGTCCGGCGAGCTTCAGCATCGATCAGATTCGTGAAGACGTGGATCGGCGTATCGAAGAGAAAATGAAAAAAGCCCAGTGA
- a CDS encoding VWA domain-containing protein → MDINLSDLHFLRPPWLILALFAALLPWLWRRSRDLQRRLRGHIAAHLLPHLLVTPPDTQRLRPVHLLCALLMVGAVAAAGPTWEQDRPDFLENRAPLIVAVDLSPSMDASDVSPTRLEAAKHKLHELIQRRAGARIALIAYAGSAHLVLPATDDPALLDTFVQALSTGLIDKPGKNVGAVIDQAKRLLTAEKSPGSLLLMTDGADTAQLDGLEQRIGDSPLQVLLLAVGNADGGVIRDSSGRPRTDASGRPALGRFDQAALKQLAAAVDAPLGSLTLNDDDLQWIELHAQRHFQSVSAEQRELHWKDAGYWLCWPLLLLALFNVRKGWSVNWMPALALTIGLAWPTAPAQANALTDAFFTRDQQGRWAFEHDHLPQAAALFVDPYWKGVAAYHAADYDLALATFARLDTAQAYFYLGNIYVRRFKFDQAIAAYTQALKLQPQFAEATANLALAQALLKDTESAEKNAPQTKPDEVKFDKAPGKGQAKAIKTEQAASDALWLQNLTTSPAKFLRQKFSLQDQQEARP, encoded by the coding sequence ATGGACATCAACCTCAGCGACCTGCATTTCCTGCGCCCGCCATGGCTGATCCTCGCCCTCTTCGCGGCATTGCTGCCGTGGCTCTGGCGGCGCAGCCGCGACCTGCAACGGCGGCTGCGCGGCCATATCGCCGCGCACCTGTTGCCGCACTTGCTGGTCACGCCCCCGGACACTCAGCGCCTGCGCCCGGTGCATCTGCTCTGTGCGCTGCTGATGGTCGGCGCCGTCGCGGCGGCCGGGCCGACCTGGGAGCAGGATCGTCCGGACTTTCTCGAGAACCGCGCCCCGCTGATTGTCGCCGTTGACCTGTCGCCCTCAATGGACGCCAGTGATGTGTCACCGACGCGCCTGGAAGCGGCCAAACACAAACTGCACGAGCTGATCCAGCGCCGCGCCGGGGCTCGCATCGCGCTGATCGCCTACGCCGGCAGCGCGCATCTGGTGCTGCCGGCCACCGATGATCCGGCGCTCCTCGACACCTTCGTTCAAGCCTTGAGCACCGGCCTGATCGACAAACCCGGCAAGAACGTCGGCGCGGTGATCGACCAGGCCAAGCGCTTGCTCACTGCCGAAAAATCTCCCGGCAGCCTGTTGCTGATGACCGATGGCGCCGACACCGCGCAGCTCGACGGCCTCGAACAGCGTATCGGCGACAGTCCCTTGCAAGTGCTGTTACTGGCAGTGGGCAACGCAGACGGCGGCGTCATTCGTGACAGCAGCGGTCGGCCGCGCACCGATGCCAGCGGGCGCCCGGCGCTCGGCCGCTTCGATCAGGCCGCCCTCAAGCAACTGGCCGCCGCTGTCGATGCGCCACTGGGCAGCCTGACCCTCAACGATGACGACTTGCAGTGGATCGAACTGCACGCGCAACGACACTTCCAGAGCGTCAGCGCAGAGCAACGCGAACTGCACTGGAAAGACGCAGGTTACTGGCTGTGCTGGCCGCTGTTGCTGTTGGCGCTGTTCAATGTGCGCAAAGGCTGGAGCGTCAACTGGATGCCGGCACTGGCGCTGACCATCGGCCTTGCCTGGCCCACAGCGCCAGCACAGGCCAACGCCCTGACTGACGCCTTCTTCACCCGCGATCAGCAGGGCCGCTGGGCGTTCGAACACGATCACTTGCCGCAGGCGGCGGCGCTGTTTGTCGATCCCTACTGGAAAGGTGTCGCGGCTTATCATGCCGCTGACTACGACCTTGCATTGGCGACCTTTGCGCGGCTGGACACGGCTCAGGCGTACTTCTATCTGGGCAATATTTACGTGCGGCGTTTCAAGTTCGATCAGGCGATCGCCGCCTACACCCAGGCGTTGAAACTACAGCCGCAGTTTGCCGAAGCGACGGCCAACCTGGCCTTGGCCCAAGCGTTGCTCAAGGACACTGAAAGCGCCGAGAAAAATGCCCCACAAACCAAACCCGATGAAGTGAAATTCGACAAGGCGCCGGGCAAGGGTCAGGCCAAAGCCATCAAGACCGAGCAAGCCGCTTCCGACGCGCTGTGGTTGCAGAACCTGACCACCTCGCCGGCGAAGTTTCTTCGGCAGAAATTCAGCCTGCAGGATCAGCAGGAGGCCAGGCCATGA
- a CDS encoding DUF4381 domain-containing protein, which translates to MNPNIPSIDQLKELALPAPVSYAPQTWGWWVLLALLLLAALLIGIRRYRQWRRDAYRREGLARLAQLRRRSDDLNALRQLPELLKRVALSMPTQSSAWNAFPVGASLLAKRLAHPISGSTDPALSRAGSLPQGPAAIKGERWQNFLQQHCQKKLPADFSDQLAQLAYAPDNVLRALPAPHRQALFDTCQYWVEHHHVAA; encoded by the coding sequence GTGAACCCGAATATTCCGAGCATCGATCAGCTCAAGGAGCTGGCCCTGCCCGCGCCCGTCAGCTATGCGCCGCAGACGTGGGGCTGGTGGGTCTTGCTCGCGCTACTGCTACTCGCGGCGTTGCTGATTGGCATTCGCCGTTATCGGCAATGGCGCAGGGACGCCTATCGCCGCGAGGGACTGGCGCGACTGGCGCAACTGCGCAGGCGCAGCGATGACCTCAATGCCCTGCGCCAATTGCCGGAACTGCTCAAGCGCGTGGCGCTGTCGATGCCCACTCAATCCTCAGCCTGGAACGCATTCCCTGTGGGAGCGAGCCTGCTCGCGAAGAGGTTGGCACATCCGATATCTGGCTCAACTGACCCAGCGCTTTCGCGAGCAGGCTCGCTCCCACAGGGGCCTGCGGCGATCAAGGGAGAGCGTTGGCAGAATTTTCTGCAGCAGCATTGCCAGAAGAAACTCCCCGCGGACTTCAGCGATCAACTCGCGCAACTCGCCTATGCACCGGACAACGTCCTGCGCGCCCTCCCCGCGCCGCACCGCCAGGCACTGTTCGACACCTGCCAATACTGGGTGGAGCATCATCATGTGGCAGCTTGA
- a CDS encoding HAD family hydrolase, whose amino-acid sequence MSNPLPHRQRFGLALLFTLVLPLLAHANEPLPSWHDGPAKKSIIAFVQAVTDQSSKDFVRPAERIAVFDNDGTLWSEQPAYFELLFAFDEVKRTAAQHPEWKTTQPFKAVLENDHKALAASGMDGLLKIVGATHSGMTTEAFDDYAKTWLTQARHPKTGKPYTEMIFQPMLEMLDYLRSQNFKTYIVSGGDTGFMRTFAEQVYGIPPEQVIGTTFVTAYQFKDGKASIVRLPKVAHNDDGPGKPVSIDAVIGRRPILAFGNSDGDLQMLQWTAAGPGKRFMGLVHHTDAKREWAYDRQSDIGRLDKALDEANSRGWTVVDMATEWRRIYPFDPPATGQVQ is encoded by the coding sequence ATGAGCAACCCGTTGCCGCATCGCCAACGCTTCGGTCTCGCCCTGCTGTTCACCCTGGTCCTGCCCCTGCTGGCACACGCGAACGAACCCCTGCCGTCATGGCACGACGGCCCGGCGAAAAAGAGCATCATCGCGTTTGTACAAGCGGTCACCGACCAAAGCAGCAAGGACTTCGTCAGGCCGGCCGAGCGCATCGCCGTGTTCGACAACGACGGCACCTTGTGGAGCGAGCAACCGGCGTACTTCGAATTGCTGTTCGCCTTCGATGAAGTCAAGCGCACTGCCGCGCAACACCCGGAGTGGAAAACCACCCAGCCCTTCAAGGCAGTGCTGGAGAACGATCACAAAGCCCTGGCCGCCTCGGGCATGGACGGCTTGTTGAAAATCGTCGGCGCCACGCACAGCGGCATGACCACCGAAGCCTTCGATGACTACGCCAAAACGTGGCTGACCCAGGCCCGTCATCCGAAAACCGGCAAGCCGTACACCGAGATGATCTTCCAGCCGATGCTGGAAATGCTCGACTACCTGCGCAGCCAGAACTTCAAGACCTACATCGTTTCCGGTGGCGACACTGGCTTCATGCGTACCTTCGCCGAGCAGGTCTACGGCATACCGCCGGAGCAAGTGATCGGCACGACATTCGTCACCGCGTACCAGTTCAAGGACGGCAAGGCCTCGATCGTGCGGCTGCCGAAAGTCGCGCACAACGACGACGGTCCCGGCAAGCCGGTGAGTATTGACGCGGTGATCGGTCGGCGGCCGATCCTCGCGTTCGGCAATTCCGATGGTGATCTGCAAATGCTGCAGTGGACGGCGGCGGGTCCCGGCAAGCGCTTCATGGGTCTGGTGCATCACACCGACGCAAAGCGCGAATGGGCCTATGACCGTCAATCCGATATCGGCCGGCTCGACAAAGCCCTCGACGAAGCGAATTCCCGTGGCTGGACCGTGGTGGACATGGCAACCGAGTGGCGCCGGATCTACCCGTTCGATCCACCGGCAACCGGGCAGGTGCAATAA